CAATTTCGTGCTGTTTGtgttgaagggtgagtgagAGGAAGGACAGAGGGCAAAGGAGCACACTTTGCTCTTCATGCAGGGCTCCTaccccagcagccccacacaggggccaggatgctgctgcctaCACTGCTCTTTGGTCTGTCCTTTGGAGTGAATGCAGAGACTTGCCTTCCCTCTGGAGCCAGGACAACCTGAAGCATCAAGAGGGACTGAAGCTTCAGGTGGACACGGGTTTGTGGTGGACTTTAAgcaacctgctccagctccCCTCCAGCAAGCTTGGAGGGCAGTGGGCTCTGGGGAGGGCTCGGTAGCAGCTTAGAGAAAGCTCCTATTTTGGGGACATTGCTTGTTCTGCAGCTTTCAGACCCagacccagggaagggctggcatGTGGGCCAGGACGGAATAACGACTCTGCAATTCATCAGGCACAGAGGCAGATGCTCTGGGAGACTCCACTTATTGTAATTAGAGAGCACCACACAGCAGGCACCTCCATCCTGCCTCCTAattctctcctgccttccttcccctctcccaagGCTTCCAGCCAACCCAGTCACCTTTGGACATCCTCCTGTCTCTTTTGCCCCAGGCctgggattttcttttaaagaaaccaAGGTGTGAAACAGAGCTGCTGAGCACAGAGTGCTCTGCCAGCCAGAGAGCAtgcaagtgctgctgtgcaCTTCTTTGGACCAATTGCTTAAATGCTTAATGAGCCCTGGGGACCAAAGCATTCCTTGTGAAAGATTCAAGGCCTTTGTGCCTTCAGTTTAGGGCTATGTcagctcttctttcctttttaaatctTCTGACCAGTGAAAATAAGTGAAAGCAGACACAGTCTCATCACTGTTTCTCAGGAAAACGGCAAAACAAATAGGAAAGCCCCACGTGCCTGCATTCAGGacagcccctcagccctggggtggACATGGTGACAGAGTACCCCAAAGCAAACATGTTGATGTGTTTAATGGGGTGTGAAATCAATGACGGGGAGAACACATTCTCATGGGTGGCTGTGCACTGCCTCCAACCTGCTGCTCCCCATGGCTGCCCAGCATGAGCCCAGTTTGGGTGCTGTGGTCTCGTGCTATGTCACATTCCTCTGGTTTTCCAGCATCATGCTGGTCCCTGTCTTTCTCTGGAGAAGCTGCATAATGGGCATGGATGctttcctttcccagcaggagcaAAAATCGTCTCGTCTCAATAAATGTTTGACTAAGGGATGAATAACTGGGATGGTGCTTTCGTGGGGGGACTGAGGCCCCACTGGGACCAGAGCATGGACAGTGAGCCCAAACCTCCAATACATCTCAACAGAGCAAGTGGGCACTGGGGTGGGCTGTAGCCACCAGAAGGACAGGGCAGGATGTCTCCTTTCAGTGGCCTGGGAATGTTGTGGGCTGTGGTGAGAATTTGGGGCTACTCTTAGGGGAAGTTGTCACCATGGCATGGGAGGAGGGGACAGGTGGCATTGGGGAGCCCAAGGCATGCTCGGTGCTTCTGTGGCAATGCCAGCAGGACCCACTGCCTCACCAAGCTGGGCAGGGTGACCCAGAGGGGATTTCAAGGTGAACCGAGACAATGGTCCCAACTCCAGCTAATGTTGCTCTATGATTTTGTGGCACTTTTCCAGGCTAAAAATACCCCTGATGTTGGTACAGCACGGGGTGAGCTCTGCGTGCAGTGGCTGTGAAGAGATGTTCTGTGCTGTGGGACTGGCCAAGGGCAGCTGGCCAGTCAGGCTGGGGTGGCCCTGCCAGTGGCCGCGGGCTggccctcctgctccctgagcagccaggcagagaggTCACCTCTTCTGTCCTCTCACTCTGAGATGACCTGGCATCTCTCTCCAGGGCAGCGCCAGATGCAACCGCTCAGCCAGTAGTCCCCAAAATACTGGGTGGGGAGAGAACATCCTCAGTGTCCTCTCTGAGCTGTATTTCAACCCAGCACTGGGTCCCTTGCTGACCCCAGGGGGTCACTCAGGCTTATCTGAGTGCTCTTTGGGGTGTTTAGCCCATCTGGGGACCAGCCTGGGGGTGGGATGTTGCAGCAGGGCTTCTTTTCCTAATGAGGTACAGAGAGGCCTGAGGAGCTCAGCTCTTCTCTGTGGGTGTGGGGCTGCTGCATGTGCTAAGGAAATGTGCCCCAGAACCTCCATATGGCTGTAGGGGAACATTGCTGGGCTGAGAGGGCACTtacctgtccctgtgtgtccgATCTGCCGTGTAGCTGAGTTTGGGACACATGTGTGGGTGGCTGGAGGGGATGGGGTTGGCAAGACTCTCTGGGGGTTTGAGACAATCCCAGAATGGCaggatccagctgtgccagccccatcCAACTTCACAGCCCTCCCAGACATGGGGTGCAGCTTAGCCTTGCTCCCCTCTGCTATTCCAAGATTGCTCTGAGTCAGGAGAAGACAAATGCAAGATCTGGGTTCATGTCTGGTTCTGTGACAGGATTTCTCAGAAGTAGTCCATAAAAATTCAGTCCCATCATGCAGCCATGGGGTATGTCATGCCCATGGGGGACACTGTGACAGAAGCCATGTGGGCAGAGTGCAGCTGCCACCAGGGCCAGATGCTGTGCCGGGTGGGAGCTGGAGGGTGGCTGAGGGGTACAAGGATatgctgaggcagcagctggtggcCATGTGCTGCCTTGGGgagccctgctgagctctgttGAGTTGTTTATCTCCAGCAGAAAGGCTGCCTGAGCCTGGCCCCATATCCTGGAGCCCTTGGGCACCCTCTCTGCAGCTTGGGATGTGTTTCAGGTGTTGCTCTCCTGAAAGACATCCAAGAAAGAGAGTCCAGTGCTTGTTCTTCAAAACCACCTGGTCGTCAATAGGCACTTACCTGCATGTGTCTGACATATTTCTGATACTTTATGGCAAATTCTCAGGGAAATATTTCTTATACATCCTTCCCATTGCATCCAAGCAGGAGGCTGCCATCCTGGCCTGAAGACATGGCCCAGATGGTCCTAATTTGGAAAAGTCCTGTCCATGGGCTGCAGACCCTGTACCTCCAGCACTGTGAGTTCTCTGCTTTGGGGAAACTATGTGGAACATATTTGCAGACAGAGCAACAACCATGGAGAGAACTGCAGACAGAGGGAAGGCTGAAGCAATGGTACTGGCTGATCCTGTGACCTTGGCAAGCCAGCAGGATGAACAGGGAGATTTAATTTAGATAAGTGTCAAGCAAGACTCTTGGGGACAGCAGCAAAACTTGGCTCAGATTCCAAAATCCTCAGAGGGCACCTTGCTTCCCCCCAGGTCACTGGCTTGACCCCTGCTCTGGTTGCCTTCAGCATTTCCAATGACTATGGAAAAAATACTGGATTTTGACACTGCAAGACCCCACAACCCCTAATCTCTGCCTGCCCTAGGCCCCTCACCCCTGCAGGGCTTCTCCCTGCCTGAGCatgggcaggagaggagctgctgggccaAATGATGCCTCAGTCAGTGCTGGGCTAAGGGGTGGCAGCTGGGGAAGGTGAGACAGTGTCAGCATGGTCCCCCACAGCCTCCTCCCCTTTTGGGGTACCCAACTCTGTGCATCCTTGGCCACGGTTGCCATGGTGATGCACAtctctccctgcagcaggagcactgGGTCTGATGAGCTCCATTCACTGTTCTGGCTCCCACAGCTCTCCtaccctcagccccagcagtcTCCAAGCAGGAAGGCAGAAGGAGATCACTGGTAGTAGACTGGGGTGTTACCTGCAGGCTGTCTGCCTCAGgatgggatttcttttttttccttcaactgGAGGCCCCCAGAAAGGCACAAGGTTAGAAAACAAAACGTTGCACATCAGCAGCATCAAGTGGGAAGCAcagggaagaaggggaaaaaaaccccagatccCCTGTCCTGTACTCCCTGCTTTGTGACCCTGATGCTTCCCCCTTCCAACCCTGGCAGGTCCACTGTGGTGGAGATGGAGGATTTAATTAGATGGCAAaccctcccactgctgcacagaTGCAAACAGGATCAGGTCAGCCAGCAGCTGGTTCCAGAGGAAATCTTGGCTGTGGGAGTTGGTGTGTGGGGCTGCCATGGTGGCATCTGCACCCCACAGAGCTGATGGTTGTCATTGTGCTGGTGAAGCCATGTCTGGGAGGGGACAGCATTCTGAGTGCCACTCCCGTGGTGTTGGTCATGTGGCTGCAGAGGATGGTGCCATAAGGAAACCAGTGTGATCCCGGATTCATCTCCACTCCATCCTCTGCCTCCTACACTATCatgggctctgtgctgtgtgttctgGGGTCCCTGATGCAAGTGGCACCCTGGCAAAGACATCTCATCCATCCCCATGTCATCACCTCACCATCCCCAGGGGGAGAGGCTGAttctccctgtgcagctgctggcaTGGAGGGGCTGCACAGTGACATCACGTTAGCAAAGGTAACAACCGGACCAGTAATCGAGTCCGTGGTCCCCAGAGCCACCTTGGGAGAGGAATGGTCTCTGTGGGTTGTTCCCACCTAGCTCAGCTGGAGGAGGGAAATAGGAGGGTTGTATGGCCACTGTCTCCTGTCCACTCTCTGAGACTTGCCTgtgtctgcagctctggggacaggcAGTGAGTGCCAGGTGGGGAATATCTGCATCTCTCGTACCCACCTCCTGGTCCTACCATGGGGTTTGCTTTCCAGGAAATGCTATCCATGGCTTGGGTCCAGGAGCTGACATTGATGCCATCCTGAGGGCTCTCATTGCTGTTCTTTTGCTGTCCAGCCCAGCCAtcacctccccagtgcccactTGCTCATCCTTTGGGAATGCCCTGGTGCAGCTGGTACCTATTGGGCATCCTGCCAGCCTGGGAAcagggctcagagcagcccctggTCACTGGGAAAGGCATCACCCTGGCATGTGTGGGCATGTGtgggcaggctggggctggggctggcatgGGGTTGGGCAGGAGAAGCATCTTCCTGGGCTCTGGGGTGAAGTACAGGGAAAGGCTTCCTTTCTGTGTAGAAATTCAAGACAAACCACTGAAGACAGAACCTCCACTGCTCAAGGGTTGTTCTGACTAACCCAGGGCCTCTCTCAGCATCACTGTCCCTCCTCTGGGCTCAGGGAAACTGTAGGATGAGTTAACACCTTCCTGCTGTTTGGAAGCACATGGATTCATCTGAGCCTTTTAAAATGGGTCCCATGGGCAGCAAGAAATAAATGGGGACACCCCAGAACTCAGCCCTGGTCCTTGCACTGCCTGTGCCCTCCCTTTACAGAGCCCACTCCAGCctcacagggacacacagaaaCAGTGATCCTGGGCTGTATTTGCTGTTCTCATATACCACCCACTCCAAGGAGGCAGAATGACATTTGTCTTTCCCTTTCAGGATTTTCTGAAAAGTAAATGAGAACAGTTCAAGAATATGACCCCGTGAATGGCAGAACGAGAGGGTAATGAGCAGCCAGGAGAAAATCAGAGTGAGGCATCTGTTTACCCTCCAGTAGGAAGAAAACCAAGGAGAAAGGCAGTGGATGTGAAAGGCAAATGTGCTGGAAAACCAGccaggggaaaagaaatcacCTTCTCCACAAACCTGTAATTAATCTGAGGGACTGACTGCACTGAGCAAGAAAGCTTGGTGGGAATTTTTGGAGAAAATTAGAAACCAGAATAAAAAAGTCATTTGAACCTCTGTATTATCCCTAATTTCTGCAATAAATAACAGGATATTTGGTGGGTAAAAGGAGCAGTGAGCAGCCAGCAAGCCTTCCAGTGGCTGGACTGCCTCTCATACCAGCTGGGCTCTGGGTCCTGCTGCCAACAGCTGCCTGAGCCCCTGATttgtccctggcacaggcactgcctgcacatCTGCTCCCCCCTGGGCGACACAGCTTGAGGAAGatgtggggacagcagggtggcagcagggctTCTGGATGTGTCACCTCTGGGATGCCAGACACCCTGTTCCAAGCATAGCTGGGGAGCTGGtggtcccccctgccccccagcctggcagcagcgAGCCTGGACACGGTGCATGGGCTGCACAAGGAGATCTTCCAAATCTGAACACTtggtaaatttaaaaaatgaggtTCCTGCAGAGGGAATCATAAACCAGGCACACTGAAACAGAAGCACAGATACCTGCTCATCTTCTCTAAAGGGTGACTGGGTTAGAGGTGAACTCATCTTGGGTGTCATCCCAAGTGGCCAGAACCTCCCGCTGTGGTGCCAGGTAAAGCCCAGCAATGGATGCAAACAGGAGACAAGTGCCAATGCCAGGGAGGAGAACTCTTCCCCCGGGTTATCCAGCAGGACCTTATTgcactgcctgcagccctgcttGCTGGGGGCTCCTGAGAGcactggagcatccctggggggctcagggtgcAGGGTCCCACAGCTGCCAAACCCCACACCCAAGACTGGtaccctctgcccagccctgggctgatCTGAGCAAGAGTTTGAGCTGCTCCTCTCCTAAACAgcccctgctcttcctctgtCATCCTGCAACACtggcctgtctgtctgtccttcaGCATGCCCTCCCTGTCCTCTGACAGCCTCTaccagcttcttttttttaatttaatttttattagaaCATTTTGCAGCCTTGCAGCAACCCAGGAATACAAATATGACAGTGAGTACAGCCAGACCCGGGCAGCAGGAGCGGGGCTGGCTCTGGTGGGAGTCCTTGGCACCCctgggaggaggcagctggacagatgctgccagtgctgccacaACCTTCCCGCAGTCACCAGGCACCCCAGGCTGCACTGTGATATAAGAAATTCTTTAAATGACCTTAAAACACCCATTCTCAACACCACCTCCTCTTGAGTTGGATGGGAAAAAtctcctgggaaagcaggagaTTTTTCACGGCAGGAAAAGCCCTGAGAGCAAAGCAAGGGCAAGTCTTGGGTTCCCCAGCTGGGGTGTTTTCACCCTGCTGGGGGGTGAACCAGGGCAGTGAGTTGAGTGAGGAAGGACAGTTAAAATCAGCAGCAGAGAATGAGAAATTCAGCCTGACCAGGGAAGCGGTTGCCTAAAAATAGCAGCAAGGTTCTCAGCTGTGACAAGATACGTTGGGATTTCTCCTGCTGACAGATGTATAATGGATAAGGGCACTGCACGTGCCATTGCTGGCTCCTCTTGGGTGtactggggctgtgcctgcattTTGGGGGAACAGGGTGGAGACGCCTTCTGTGCTTTGCAGGATCAGCACACACTGATTTTGGCTACTCTGCATCTTTGAAAACCCAGTCCTGTGCCCAGGGGAGTGCAGAAAATGAGCCTGTGGGGTTGTAAGCAGAGAAATCAATTAGTGGGGAAAACAAATCCTCCCTGAAACTGCAGGAAAACCCCATCTCCCAGCTGGCCTCTCTGCAACTGGCCTCCCTGCCAGGGAGGGCCATCCACATGCCCAGTGTGTGCCAGGGATGGCCAGAAAAAGCAGGGAGCTGTTCTGTGCCACCAGAATGATGGGACAAGTGTGACAGCCTGTGGTGATTACAGATGAAGTGCTGCATATGGGAATGGGGACAGAGAGCATCCTTTGGTGCTCTGTCCCACATGCTCCTGCTTGCTTTCCCATCTCACTTCTTTGCCCTAAAGCAGTGGAGTGGCATGGATCAGTGGTGCCTGTGTGGTTCTCCCTTTGCCATTGATGTCACCAGCTTGTTGCCTGAGCCCCAAGCTTGCTTTCCCCATGGCCCAGGGAAAGTCTGAGCTGCAGTGGTGAAGAGGACCAAAGGGGAAAAGCCACAAACATTCCAGAGGGGTCTCTCCACACAGGGAGGTGTATTTAGAGATTTGTCTGTGTTCCTCCCAATATTTCATTTTGGTGCAGCCCACTGCTGTGTCAGTGCAGATCTTGTgtggctggggaaggaaaatCCTCTCCAAGTCAGCCCTCAGGACACCTTGCAAGGGGCAGCGTGGCAGTCCCAGGGTCTATTTATGAGGGCAGGTATCTAAGCCCTTAATTGCTTTGGGGGAGGTGTGGAGGTTTTGGACATAATTGGCCACTGCCCAAGGGTCAGAACAAATTGCAAGGTGATCTGCATTGATTTATAAGCATGTTTATTTTTGCCAGCCTGGAATGTCCCTCTCCTGGCTGGCAAACAGGGATGCATCCTCCCTTTCCCACCTGAGAAACTGCAGTGTTTCCTCTGGCAGGGACAAGCCTACAAGAGAACTTTGATGCAGGCTGGCAGGTCCCTGCAGCCACACACTCCCCTTGGGGCCTCATCCAGGAAGGGGCCGAGCTGCAGGATTGCTCCAAGTGTGCAGAACTGTGCAGTTGTGCACTGAGGATTTGCAGCAGAGGCTCTCACAAGCTCTCCAGctgaaatgcaaaaggaaagggGTGCAAGGACTTTTCAACATCCCCATGGCCACAAGTACCCACTCTGGGCCGCCttgtgtgggcacagggcagtgttTGGGGTGTGCTATTTGTTGCCCAAcagctgcccagtgcagggTACCCACCATGCTGGCAGAGGAAAGGCAACTGCAAACACTTTCCTGCACATTTCCTCTCCTTCAAGCCTTAGAAATCCAAGCCTTAGATTTCCccatttttcctattttgcagccctgctctggagcATCCATGGAGCACTGCCAGGAGGCTGATCCTTACTGCCAGTGGGTGATGTTTGTGGCAGGGCACCCATTCTGGGAGGAAAACATCTGATGATAAAACCAAGAATTTAAGCCACTTCATGAAGAAATCTCAGTTTCTCTTAGTTGCTCACTTTCTGCCCTGTGGGGTAAGCTGCTGCTTCCCCCCAGGTTGTTCAGGAATGGCAGAATCATCAAAACTGGAATTTctacaaagagaaagaaaggctgATGTGTTTTTCTCCAATGccatattttattctttttatattaTGTTACACTTTGTATGTTATATTTATGGTGGGCATTACATCTCTTTTTCATCCCGGTGCCCAGGGGTCCTCTCACTGCCCTGGGATTcaggctgggctctgctggttTCCAGTAGCTGGAGTGGTTATGGTTATTTCCAAAGGGATGTTGCAAGGCTGTGACCTTCCCATGGCCATTACAAAGTTATCATGGCCAGGTGACATCACTGCTGGGCCACCTGGGTACCACTTTGAGGGTTAAGGGAGGTGCCCAAGGTGTCAGAGGTTCTCCCTGCTCTAttgtccctccccaccccttcCCATCTCACAGCTGGCTGGGGTCACCAGGCAGCCCTTGCAgtgggaaactgaggcaaggagtggtgttgggggggggggtcagGAGCTGTGCCCCACTGGTGCAGGGTGCAGGTAGACACCATGAAACCCTGGCAGCTTTTGCACAGATGCCCAAGTGGTGTTtatcctcccctccccccccccatctATGGGCCAGCCAAAGGGGGGCTGTTTGGGTGGgcagagaaggggcaggggTCTTCACAGAGTGTCCCACCCTGGTCCTGGTCCTGGTCCTGGTCCTGGTCCTGGTCCTGGTCCTGGTCCTGgcctgctgcagcccagagactccccagcCCACCAGTGTCCCCAACCCCGGGGACAGCCAGGCCCTGCCACCTCGCTGCCTGGCACAAAGTGGGGCATTGAGGGACACAGCGGGGCTTTgtccaccctgtgcctgccGGGAAGGGGCCGGTTGCCCTCTGCAGGCTTCCTTGGCCCTGTGCTGGCTCCACAGCTGCAGCAcacgggggagtggggggcaCCCTTGGGAACTGTGACACCCCTGGGACACGGGGCAGGGGACAAGGGACCAGTCTCCACCTGCTACGACCCTGAGGCCACAGGGACCCCGTGACTGTCCCCACCCAAGTGCTGACCCCTTGTGGAGGTCACGGGACTGGGAAAAGTAGCTGCAGATTCCTGTTAAAAGGGGGAAAGCTCTCAGTTTGGAGCCTCCAAAGATGAAAGTAGGTTGCTGGATGGGGAATTCCTATTCTCCACTGGCAAGTGCTGAGggtcagggaggtgacaggggGGCACCCCTGTTGTCCTGTGGGGCTGGTCTCCCACACTGTCACAGTGGGCAGCTGGGACAAACACAGCCCGTGGGGCCCAGAGTCACCGAGGAGTGGAGACACCCTTCCCACTCTCTCTTGCACCcaaacttctctttttcttttacaaaagcCTTTTTCCCCAGGAGCCCTGAGAGGGACCATGGGGCAGCTGTGCCTAGGCAGGCGCCGGGCACCCAGGAGCTGGCAGCCAaggggtgctgggggggcagggggagggcgGGGTCCGGTCCCTTTAAGGGGGGTGGCTGTCACTCAGAGAGCCCTTTTCTTTGCTGGAGAGCCGGACAGACACCCAGAGGGGGGAATACAGGGCGTGGGACTGCCAGGCAAGCCAGGGCTTCACAGACAGCACCGAAGCAGCCGAGCGGGCGGTTGGGGGAGTTGACCAAGTCCAGCGCCATGGGTGAGTATGGGGTGAGGGTGGAAGCCACCTGGAGAGCTGTTGATGGTGGCTCTAAGGACCCTatcccagagcagagccccCTGAAACTTTCCTCTGGCACCAGTGAGGTCCTGGTGACCCTGGTGTGGCCTTGCTGGCCATGTGAGCTGCAGAGGCAGGATGCCTTGGCATCGCAGGGaaggtgttttctttctttcccaagGCAGTTTTCTGTCCCCATGTGCTTGTGTGCTGTCTATGGAGGCAGGTGCcatccccacagcctgtcccatcCAAGCCCTCCCCACGTGGGCTGGAGAGATGAGagctcctgcctggggctggcaggagctgggaggttTAGGCAGGGCCCTGACACCGGTCACAGCTCGTGCCACTTGTATGCCAGCAGCATTGGGAATACGGAGACACTCCtggtgcctcagtttccctacTGATACAGCAGAGCTAATACCAGCATACCCCTGGAACATCGGGGGTGCTCGGTTCCCAGGGGTGCCTTGTTGCTGCTGGcaccctgcctcctcctcctgtctgCAGCACGTTGtttggtgctggcagcagctgagcctgTGTACAAGACTCAGGATTGTGCAGCACAAGGgctctttctctcctcctttgcCCTCCCTAGGCTTCCCCAGTGCAGCCTCCCAAAGCTCgaggggctgtggcagcagcctgTCAGGTGCTATTGCATCCCAGGACTTGCAGTCTCCTGGGAACAGAGCCGTTCCCTGTGCCTTAGCGCGGGTACTTGGCATGTCACTTCCCAGGTGGCCAAAATAAAACTAGAGAGGGCAGGTTTGGCCCAGCACCCTGCTGGGTGTGCGGGGCTGTCTCCATGGGTCCCAGCAAGGtttgggagcagccctggccaggCTGAGTGGGACCCCCCCGGACCTGCTGCGTCCAAGGCAAACAAGAGGGAGGGGTCCCAGCACTCCCCAAAGCACTGCCTTTGTTCCCTGTTTGCTCTTGGCATGAAGCAGCCactggggtggcagtgccaggacaatCCCCCATTGTCCTCCGTGCCACTGTGCAACCTTGCTCCCAGTGGGGAGGGGACAACGCTGCTGGCCAGGACCCCACGGCTTTCTTGTCCTTTGAGGCAGGAGATAAGCACTGCGGGATTCGTGGAGGGAGTGTGGGTTTGGCGTGGGTGCCTGTTTGGTATTCAAGGCAGAAATGCTATGCCCAGAtgggctgtgcacaggcagCCACTGTGCCCTGGTCAGTGGGGTGCCATAGCCCACAacctgggaaagggaagaagcTTCCCTGCACACAGGTGCtgcacagccatggcagcagGTTGTCCCAGCTTAGCGGGAGTCAAACTGCTGTTCTGGAGCCAGATGTAAACCCACCTGGCTGCCTGGCCCCAAAACAGGCGGGAGAGCGACTGGCTGAGCACCTCCAAACCCCGCCCATCGGGAACCCAGCTAACTCTCCTGCGTGTTGGAGCCCCGACGTGCAGAAGGAGCAGGTGCCCACGGATTCactgctgaaaaaaaccagTATTTAGGCAATCCATGCAGCACGCTGGCATCTGTCCTTGCTTTCCCTACCCACACATGGGTCCTGGAGGACTAAATCTATTACACAAGTGCTGTCATTCAGGAAACTAACACGGCTCCTCTCTATAAGCACATCTGCCCACACAAAGGGGCTGCGACAGCCTGAGCTTCCTGCAGGGTGCCAGGAGAGGGGACAAGTGCAGCCCAGTGTGCCACCTGGAAGTCTGGAGAGCTCGGGGTGTGTGTGGGCTCGTCCTGTGCTGCCTCAAGCAGGTCCTCATTGCTGGATCTCCACTTGGGTTTGCCTCTGTGGAAGTGTTGGGTTCCGCTCCATCTTCGATGGCAAAAGAACGTTGCAGGCAGCTGGCGTGGCCGCTGGGCTGTGCCGGCAGTGGGGAGCCCATTAGCAGCTTGTTTGCCAGGTCCCACTGGCATTACACTGTATCACGCTCTATTTCCATCTCATTTTTCATGGGTCAGCATGGCAGGCTCGTCTCAGCTCCTCACAGCTGCAGTGCCCCACGCTGCCATCACCCTTGGGTGGGCTCCTGTGTGGCTGCTTAAAGAGCTCTCAGGGCAGCGGCTGGGTTTGGCTCTCTAGCACCACAAGGAATTATTCCTGGGtattccttcctcctcctgccaggcacttttctcctcctgaacttgcctgccctgagctgcaggcTCCAAGCAATCCTCATCCCAGCAGTTTTGTCCCATCTCACTTCTTTTCTCCATAGGTTTACTTGAGTGCTGTGCCAGGTGTCTCATCGGGGCACCCTTTGCTTCTTTGGTTGCCACTGGCTTGTGCTTCTTTGGGGTAGCGCTGTTTTGTGGCTGTGGGCACGAAGCCCTCACAGGTACTGAGCAGCTCATCGAGACCTACTTCTCCAAAAACTTCCAGGACTATGAGTATCTCATCGACATGTAAGTACCCTGCTACAGTGTGTCACCTGCACACTGGAGCCCCTCGCGTCTTCCTTGTGCTCTGTGCCAGCATGAGGTGTCCAGCTGGGCTGTCCAGGGCAATGCTGTCACCTGGGCACCATGGAGACCCCAAGCTGCCTTTGCTGTTTACTGGTGCCACAGCTCCATGGCAGGATCCAAGTGGCTACTTGCTTTCATTTCATGCTGGTTGTTACCTGACCCTTGTTACGTGCCCTAGGTAGAGCTGGACCTCTGCACTGGGTAGGTATGGGGGATATGAGTGAGTTGGTGGCAGCCCACAGCCTTGCTCACCACAATTTTGCCCCAGCTTGCTCCTCTTGTAGCTTCACCCTCCGTTTTGGTCCCCCAGGGGCGGTGTGGGGAGGGTAAGTCATGGCAGCCATGCAGGGCTgagctccccagcactgccccagcatCTCGTCATCCCTGCCCACTCCTCTCCCCGGCAGCATCCACGCTTTTCAGTACTTCATCTATGGCACGgcctccttcttcttcctctatGGAGCCCTGCTGCTGGCCGAAGGCTTCTACACCACCGGTGCCGTCCGGCAAATCTTTGGGGACTACAGGACCACCATCTGCGGCAAGGGCCTCAGCGCTACGGTAACTGGGGGCCCGAAAGGGAGGGGAGCGCGAGGCCCCCAGCGAGCTCACTCGTGGCAGCGGGTGTGTCAGTGTTTGGGAAAGTGGCTAGGACATCCTGACAAGGTGATCTTAACCGGGGTTTGACACCCCTTCGCGCGCCCCAGCGGGTTCGCCACGCTcggtgtggccaaagggcaggagaCTGCGGTTTTGGGGTACCCCAAAGGGAAGCGCAGCCTAGTCACCCTCCCCCAGGCCTGCCATGGCCCCTGGGACCAAAGAAGCCCAAATGGCT
Above is a window of Pithys albifrons albifrons isolate INPA30051 chromosome 14, PitAlb_v1, whole genome shotgun sequence DNA encoding:
- the PLP1 gene encoding myelin proteolipid protein isoform X1, whose product is MGLLECCARCLIGAPFASLVATGLCFFGVALFCGCGHEALTGTEQLIETYFSKNFQDYEYLIDIIHAFQYFIYGTASFFFLYGALLLAEGFYTTGAVRQIFGDYRTTICGKGLSATVTGGPKGRGARGPQRAHSWQRVCQCLGKWLGHPDKFVGITYVLTIIWLLVFACSAVPVYIYFNTWTTCQSIANPTKTTASIGTLCADARMYGVLPWNAFPGKVCGSNLLSICKTSEFQMTFHLFIAAFVGAAATLVSLVTFIIAATYNFAVLKLMGRGTKF